A portion of the Maniola hyperantus chromosome 24, iAphHyp1.2, whole genome shotgun sequence genome contains these proteins:
- the beta4GalT7 gene encoding beta-1,4-galactosyltransferase 7, with protein sequence MYRSVTLMGYRVTGSKCLTVCLGFTFVMGCFLASLPITSEKENLQISTSKKKLAILVPFRDRFEELLEFVPHMHQFLTKQSIPYHIFIIQQKDTNRFNRASLINVGFLYTKQNYDYIAMHDVDLLPMNNDLKYDYPKDGVFHVSSPQTHPKYHYSTFIGGILLINREDFELVNGMSNNYWGWGLEDDEFYVRLKDAGIAVRRPANISTGTENTFKHVHDKTYRKRDVRKCFNQRDVTRRRDRVTGVHDVAYKIHSTHNVTIDSLPVTVVNVELICDKRVTPWCQCPEPAKVKKS encoded by the exons ATGTATAGAAGCGTAACATTGATGGGTTACCGAGTGACCGGGTCAAAATGTCTCACCGTTTGCCTTGGTTTCACTTTTGTAATGGGATGTTTCTTGGCTTCCCTTCCTATCACGTCAG AAAAAGAGAACCTCCAGATATCAACAAGCAAAAAGAAACTAGCCATTCTAGTGCCGTTTCGTGATAGATTCGAAGAACTACTAGAGTTTGTACCGCACATGCACCAGTTTCTGACCAAACAAAGTATACCGTACCACATATTTATAATACAACAAAAAGACACAAATCGATTCAACCGTGCATCCTTAATAAATGTTGGATTTTTGTATACAAAGCAAAACTATGATTACatagcaatgcatgacgtagATCTACTACCTATGAATAATGATTTAAAGTATGATTACCCTAAAGATGGGGTCTTCCATGTATCGTCTCCACAAACACATCCGAAATATCACTACTCTACATTTATTGgtggaattttattaattaatagagaGGATTTTGAATTAGTTAATGGAATGTCCAATAATTATTGGGGGTGGGGGTTGGAAGACGATGAGTTCTATGTGAGGTTGAAGGATGCTGGGATAGCAGTTAGACGACCTGCTAATATTAGTACTGGAACCGAGAATACTTTTAA GCATGTCCACGACAAAACCTACCGCAAACGCGACGTGCGCAAATGTTTCAACCAGCGAGACGTGACGCGTCGCCGCGACAGGGTGACAGGTGTCCACGACGTAGCGTACAAGATACACAGCACTCACAATGTGACCATAGACTCTTTGCCAGTTACCGTAGTCAATGTAGAACTAATATGTGACAAGAGAGTGACACCATGGTGCCAGTGCCCAGAACCAGCCAAAGTTAAGAAGAGCTAG